Proteins encoded within one genomic window of Bradyrhizobium sp. AZCC 1719:
- a CDS encoding ABC transporter ATP-binding protein, translating into MASISIRNLVKRYGSFTVIPDLNLEIADHEFVVFVGPSGCGKSTLLRIIAGLEPISSGELYIGDNRVNGVPAAQRDIAMVFQDYALYPHMRVYENMSFALELRGTPKAEIDARVKRAAALLHIEPYLDRKPKELSGGQRQRVAMGRAIVRNPKAFLFDEPLSNLDAKLRGQVRAEIKALSQQLKTTMVFVTHDQIEAMTMADRIVVMQSGTVQQYDTPETVYERPSNQFVAGFIGSPAMNFFPVEQRGEQIVFSQDGTDAPLDAKSRDLLRKTGHGVFGIRPEHFSVTADAAGAVAVTVRLVEPLGSDTLIHFDLAGASAIARVDPSLRPKVGDRLNLRPQPGRAHLFDGTNGQVLR; encoded by the coding sequence ATGGCCTCGATCTCGATCCGCAATCTCGTCAAGCGTTACGGCAGCTTTACCGTCATTCCCGATCTCAATCTCGAGATTGCGGACCACGAGTTTGTGGTTTTCGTCGGCCCTTCCGGATGCGGCAAGTCGACCTTGCTGCGGATCATCGCCGGTCTTGAACCGATCAGCTCGGGCGAGCTTTATATCGGCGACAATCGCGTCAACGGCGTTCCCGCCGCTCAGCGCGATATCGCCATGGTGTTCCAGGATTACGCGCTCTATCCGCACATGCGGGTCTACGAGAACATGTCCTTTGCGCTCGAGCTGCGCGGTACGCCGAAGGCCGAGATCGATGCGCGGGTCAAGCGCGCTGCGGCCTTGCTGCACATCGAGCCCTATCTCGACCGCAAGCCGAAGGAATTGTCTGGCGGCCAGCGGCAACGTGTGGCGATGGGGCGCGCGATCGTGCGCAATCCAAAGGCCTTTCTGTTCGACGAGCCACTATCCAATCTCGACGCCAAATTGCGCGGGCAGGTGCGCGCCGAAATCAAGGCGCTGTCGCAACAGCTTAAGACCACGATGGTCTTCGTCACGCACGACCAGATCGAAGCCATGACGATGGCTGACCGCATCGTGGTGATGCAGAGCGGCACCGTTCAGCAATATGACACGCCGGAAACGGTCTATGAGCGACCGTCCAACCAGTTCGTCGCCGGCTTCATTGGTTCGCCGGCCATGAATTTCTTTCCAGTCGAACAGCGCGGAGAGCAGATCGTCTTTTCGCAGGATGGCACTGACGCGCCGCTCGACGCGAAGAGCCGCGATCTGTTGCGCAAGACCGGCCATGGCGTATTCGGAATCCGTCCCGAGCATTTTTCGGTGACGGCAGATGCTGCCGGAGCCGTGGCGGTGACGGTGAGGCTGGTCGAGCCGCTTGGCTCGGACACGCTGATTCATTTCGATCTGGCCGGCGCATCGGCGATCGCGCGGGTCGATCCCTCGCTGCGGCCGAAGGTCGGCGATCGTCTTAACCTGCGTCCGCAGCCCGGCAGGGCGCATCTGTTCGACGGCACCAATGGCCAGGTGCTGCGGTGA
- a CDS encoding sugar kinase, whose amino-acid sequence MAYKDMASKAKRAHVICLGLSALDQIWRVDHRFSGESEKIRSLDYSTLGGGMAANAAVAIARLGGSAAFWGRGGDDAAGHEMRSALSAEGIDVANFKLFPEGRSSVSGVIVDKSGERQIVNFRGSYPERADWLPLDAVAGASAVLADPRWPDGAVALFGKARALGIPTILDGDVAEAAIFERLLSLTDHAIFSEPALAAFMGSADDASLADLARFNCRIVAVTRGHEGVSWYENGVLQKQAAFRVSVVDTTGAGDVFHGAYAFAVGMGLAVRDAMQFAAAAAALKCEHSGGRAGIPSIENCLEFMRTNR is encoded by the coding sequence ATGGCCTACAAAGACATGGCCTCCAAAGCAAAGCGCGCGCATGTGATCTGCCTTGGCCTCTCGGCGCTTGATCAGATCTGGCGCGTCGACCACAGGTTTTCAGGCGAAAGCGAAAAGATCAGGAGTCTCGACTATTCCACACTGGGCGGTGGCATGGCCGCAAACGCTGCGGTCGCCATCGCACGCCTCGGCGGGTCCGCTGCTTTCTGGGGCCGTGGCGGCGATGATGCCGCCGGGCATGAGATGCGGTCAGCGCTATCAGCCGAAGGCATTGATGTTGCGAATTTCAAACTGTTTCCCGAAGGCCGCTCGTCGGTCTCTGGCGTGATCGTCGACAAGTCCGGTGAACGGCAGATCGTGAATTTTCGAGGGTCGTATCCCGAGCGAGCTGATTGGCTACCGCTCGATGCCGTTGCAGGCGCTTCAGCCGTGCTTGCCGATCCGCGTTGGCCGGATGGAGCTGTTGCGCTGTTCGGCAAGGCGCGTGCACTGGGCATTCCGACTATCCTCGACGGCGATGTCGCCGAAGCCGCCATATTCGAGCGCCTGCTTTCGCTCACCGATCACGCCATATTCTCCGAACCCGCACTGGCAGCCTTCATGGGATCGGCCGACGACGCGTCGTTGGCCGATCTTGCGCGCTTCAATTGCCGCATCGTCGCGGTCACTCGCGGACATGAAGGGGTGAGTTGGTACGAAAATGGGGTCTTGCAAAAGCAGGCCGCCTTCCGGGTTAGCGTCGTGGACACGACGGGTGCGGGCGACGTCTTTCACGGCGCCTATGCCTTTGCGGTCGGTATGGGTCTCGCCGTGCGCGATGCGATGCAGTTCGCTGCTGCCGCGGCGGCGTTGAAATGTGAGCATTCGGGCGGACGCGCCGGAATTCCCTCGATCGAAAATTGCCTTGAATTCATGAGGACGAACCGATGA